One region of Syntrophobacter fumaroxidans MPOB genomic DNA includes:
- a CDS encoding NADP-dependent malic enzyme translates to MIRRLDALEYHRQERPGKIEVKSTKPCITQRDLSMAYTPGVAEPCLEIEKSPEKAFEYTAKGNLVGVVTNGTAVLGLGDIGPLAGKPVMEGKAVLFKRFADIDVFDIELDTNDPDEIIRTVKLLEPTFGGINLEDIKSPECFYIEERLREIMKIPVFHDDQHGTAIISGAALLNALRLQDKRIEDVKIVFSGAGAAGIACAELYIRLGAKRENVFLVDSKGLVYKGRKEGMNLYKARLANGNEPRTLAEAIRGADVFAGVSRAGLVTREMVKSMADNPIVFAMANPEPEIMYDEAVSVRDDLIMATGRSDFPNQVNNVLGFPFIFRGALDVGATAINDEMKIAAVNALAALAMEDVPDSVLKAYGNQPIEFGPNYIIPKPFDPRVLIWEAAAVAKAAVDSGVARRPINNWDAYRDSLESRLGRSQEIMRRVIHKAKRNPKRIVFLEGKDPKILRACQVILDEGIARPILLGDCQVIKDRIAELHLDLEGADIVDPRNFERIEAYVETFYKMRSRKGITREEARYILRNNPNYFGAMMVKMCDAEGLVGGVNKHYPDTIRPALQVLPLEETTSVIAGVYMMVFPKEVMFFADTTVNIDPTAEQLAEIAIMAAETAKRLDIEPRIAMLSFSNFGSTRHPRSDKVALATRIVKQRRPDLLIDGEMQADTAVMPEILNGVYDFNTLRKKANVLIFPSLEAGNIAFKLMERLGGAKAIGPILMGTSEAIHVLQRNCDLEDIVNTTSLAVIDAQDHHKCELSD, encoded by the coding sequence ATGATTCGAAGATTGGATGCACTGGAGTATCACCGCCAGGAAAGACCCGGCAAGATCGAAGTCAAGTCGACGAAGCCCTGCATCACCCAGAGAGACCTGTCCATGGCCTACACACCGGGGGTTGCGGAACCTTGTCTCGAAATCGAGAAGAGTCCCGAAAAGGCGTTCGAATACACCGCCAAGGGAAACCTGGTCGGGGTGGTGACCAACGGCACGGCGGTACTCGGCCTCGGCGACATCGGACCGCTTGCGGGCAAGCCGGTGATGGAAGGCAAGGCCGTCCTGTTCAAGCGCTTCGCCGACATCGACGTGTTCGACATCGAGCTCGACACGAACGATCCGGACGAGATCATCAGGACCGTGAAGCTGCTCGAGCCGACTTTCGGCGGGATCAACCTCGAGGACATCAAATCGCCGGAGTGTTTTTACATTGAAGAGCGACTGCGGGAGATAATGAAAATCCCCGTATTCCACGACGACCAGCACGGTACGGCCATCATTTCCGGCGCGGCGCTGCTCAATGCGCTCAGACTTCAGGACAAGAGGATCGAGGACGTTAAGATCGTCTTTTCGGGGGCCGGAGCGGCCGGAATCGCCTGCGCGGAGCTCTACATCAGGCTGGGGGCAAAAAGAGAGAATGTCTTCCTGGTGGATTCCAAGGGACTGGTTTACAAGGGCCGCAAGGAGGGCATGAACCTCTACAAGGCTCGGCTGGCCAACGGAAACGAACCGCGGACCCTGGCCGAGGCGATCAGGGGCGCGGACGTGTTCGCGGGCGTCTCCCGCGCGGGGCTGGTGACCAGGGAAATGGTCAAGAGCATGGCCGACAACCCGATCGTTTTCGCCATGGCCAACCCGGAACCGGAGATCATGTACGACGAGGCCGTCAGCGTTCGCGACGATCTCATCATGGCCACCGGGAGATCCGATTTCCCCAACCAAGTGAACAACGTACTGGGCTTTCCGTTCATCTTTCGCGGGGCGTTGGACGTGGGGGCAACCGCCATCAACGACGAGATGAAGATCGCCGCGGTGAACGCTCTGGCCGCTCTGGCCATGGAGGACGTTCCGGATTCGGTGTTGAAGGCCTACGGCAACCAGCCCATCGAATTCGGGCCCAACTACATCATCCCCAAGCCATTCGATCCCCGGGTACTGATCTGGGAGGCTGCGGCGGTGGCCAAGGCCGCAGTCGATTCGGGAGTTGCCAGGCGGCCGATCAACAACTGGGACGCCTATCGTGACAGCCTCGAAAGCCGTCTGGGGCGTTCGCAGGAAATCATGCGCCGAGTCATCCACAAAGCCAAGCGCAATCCGAAGCGGATCGTGTTCCTCGAAGGAAAAGATCCCAAGATCCTGCGCGCCTGTCAGGTGATTCTCGATGAAGGCATCGCCAGGCCCATCCTCCTGGGTGACTGCCAGGTCATCAAGGATCGGATCGCGGAGCTTCACCTGGACCTGGAGGGTGCCGACATTGTGGATCCCCGAAACTTCGAGCGCATTGAAGCCTACGTGGAGACATTCTATAAGATGAGGTCCCGCAAGGGGATCACCCGGGAGGAAGCAAGGTACATTCTGCGCAACAATCCCAACTATTTCGGAGCCATGATGGTCAAGATGTGCGATGCCGAGGGTCTGGTGGGCGGGGTCAACAAACATTATCCCGACACTATCCGGCCCGCTCTCCAGGTGCTCCCCCTGGAAGAAACCACTTCCGTCATCGCCGGCGTCTACATGATGGTCTTCCCGAAGGAAGTGATGTTTTTCGCGGACACCACCGTGAATATCGATCCAACCGCGGAACAGCTGGCGGAAATCGCCATCATGGCGGCGGAAACCGCCAAGAGACTGGACATCGAACCGCGCATTGCCATGCTCTCATTCAGCAACTTCGGCAGCACTCGCCATCCGCGCTCCGACAAGGTGGCACTCGCGACAAGGATTGTCAAACAGCGCAGGCCGGACCTGCTCATCGACGGCGAGATGCAGGCGGACACGGCGGTGATGCCGGAGATCCTCAACGGGGTCTACGATTTCAACACATTGCGCAAGAAAGCCAACGTCCTGATCTTCCCGTCGCTGGAGGCCGGGAACATCGCCTTCAAGTTGATGGAACGCCTCGGGGGCGCCAAGGCAATCGGTCCGATCCTTATGGGGACCAGTGAAGCCATTCACGTTCTGCAACGCAACTGCGATCTCGAGGACATCGTGAACACGACGTCCCTGGCCGTCATCGACGCCCAGGATCACCACAAATGTGAGCTGTCCGACTGA
- a CDS encoding C-GCAxxG-C-C family protein, translated as MNHEIEKALSRFNEGFNCAQALLAAFAPRFGISEEDALKLAAPFGGGMARMGEVCGAVSGAMMALGLRHGYCRRGDKRAKEACYRTANRFADAFRARCGSIMCRDLLGCDISTPQGMAEAREKRLIITVCAVAVREAAEIVSELLGQD; from the coding sequence ATGAACCACGAAATCGAGAAAGCCCTTTCCCGCTTCAACGAAGGCTTCAACTGCGCCCAGGCGCTGCTGGCCGCTTTCGCACCCCGATTCGGAATATCCGAGGAAGACGCATTGAAACTCGCCGCTCCATTCGGCGGTGGGATGGCCCGCATGGGCGAAGTCTGCGGTGCGGTCTCCGGCGCCATGATGGCGCTCGGCCTCCGACACGGCTATTGCCGCCGGGGAGACAAGAGAGCCAAGGAGGCATGCTACCGCACGGCCAACCGGTTTGCGGACGCCTTCCGCGCCCGCTGCGGCTCCATCATGTGCCGCGATCTGCTCGGTTGCGATATCTCGACTCCGCAGGGCATGGCCGAAGCCAGAGAAAAACGCCTGATCATCACGGTTTGCGCCGTCGCGGTTCGCGAAGCGGCGGAGATCGTTTCGGAACTCCTCGGGCAGGACTGA
- a CDS encoding cupin domain-containing protein: MKDAAYWIKKLGLSVHPEGGYFVQTFKSAEMIQGAGLPDRYGGPRAFASFIYYLLESNDFSCLHRLKSDEVWHYYAGSSLTLFIIDERGNLLQKKLGNDPEKGQSFQVFIRHGHWFGAIVDDSGSFTLAGCTVAPGFEYEDFKLGNRRELVELFPEHRFIIERLTR; the protein is encoded by the coding sequence GTGAAGGATGCCGCTTACTGGATCAAGAAGCTCGGTCTCTCGGTGCACCCCGAGGGAGGTTATTTCGTCCAGACGTTCAAATCCGCCGAAATGATTCAAGGCGCCGGACTGCCGGACAGGTACGGAGGGCCGAGGGCATTCGCCTCGTTCATCTATTACCTGCTCGAGAGCAATGACTTTTCGTGTCTCCACCGCTTGAAGTCGGACGAGGTATGGCACTATTACGCCGGCAGCTCCCTGACCCTGTTCATTATCGACGAGAGAGGCAACCTGCTGCAGAAAAAGCTCGGCAATGATCCTGAAAAAGGACAATCGTTCCAGGTGTTCATCAGGCATGGCCATTGGTTCGGGGCCATCGTGGACGATTCCGGCTCATTCACGCTGGCGGGATGCACGGTCGCACCCGGTTTCGAATATGAGGACTTCAAACTGGGCAACCGGCGGGAACTGGTGGAGCTCTTTCCGGAGCATCGATTCATCATTGAAAGGCTGACCCGCTGA
- the fusA gene encoding elongation factor G, with protein MFNGDLTKLRNIGISAHIDSGKTTLTERILFYTQRIHAIHDVKGKDGVGATMDFMELEKERGITIQSAATHCTWNGHSINIIDTPGHVDFTIEVERALRVLDGAVLVLCAVGGVQSQSVTVDRQMVRYKVPRLAFINKCDRTGADPFRVTRQLKEKLNHNAVLLQIPLGLENEHRGIIDLITMKAVSFEGPSGENLVESEIPADLIDLAREKREELLDAASMFSDDLTAAILDDKVTEELIHDAVRAGTLSLQLTPVLVGSAYKNKGVQLLLDAVVRYLPNPMETTNDAFDLDRDEAPVVLRNAPDQPMIMLAFKLEVSRYGQLTYVRIYQGRLTKGDTIVNMRTGKRSKVGRLIRMHADEMEDIESAVSGNIVALFGIDCASGDTFTDGRVRYAMTSIHVPAPVISLAIKPRDKKAEMNMSKALARFTKEDPTFRTYLDDETNETIVCGMGELHLDVYVERMRREYQAEVETGMPKVAYRETVTHRAEFNHTHKKQTGGAGQYGRVAGFLEPYAEGDFNFVNNISGGAIPTEYIPSCEKGFQACLVRGGFAGFPVVGVQVTINDGAAHSVDSSDMAFQQAAVGAFREAYARANPIILEPIMRVVVETPSEYQGAVLGTLNQRRGMIVSTSEDGVFSSIESEVPLAEMFGYSTVLRSSTQGKAEFTMEFARYNPVPKSIAEEIARKQKEEEKTRKK; from the coding sequence ATGTTCAACGGCGATCTGACCAAACTGCGCAACATCGGAATCAGCGCTCACATCGATTCGGGCAAGACGACTCTGACCGAGCGCATCCTTTTCTATACCCAGCGCATCCATGCCATCCACGACGTGAAGGGCAAGGACGGCGTGGGTGCCACCATGGACTTCATGGAACTCGAGAAGGAACGCGGCATCACCATCCAGTCAGCAGCCACCCACTGCACATGGAACGGCCATTCCATCAACATCATCGATACTCCCGGTCACGTCGACTTCACCATCGAAGTGGAGCGGGCCCTGCGCGTGCTTGACGGCGCTGTTCTCGTCCTCTGCGCGGTGGGCGGCGTGCAGTCGCAGTCGGTGACGGTGGACCGTCAGATGGTCCGCTACAAGGTGCCCAGATTGGCCTTCATCAACAAGTGCGACCGCACCGGGGCCGATCCCTTCCGAGTCACCCGCCAGCTCAAGGAAAAGCTGAACCACAACGCTGTGCTCCTGCAGATTCCCCTCGGCCTGGAGAACGAGCACCGCGGCATCATCGACCTGATCACCATGAAGGCCGTCAGCTTCGAGGGGCCCAGCGGAGAGAACCTGGTGGAATCCGAGATCCCCGCCGATCTGATCGATCTGGCCCGCGAGAAGCGCGAGGAGTTGCTCGACGCGGCGTCCATGTTTTCCGACGACTTGACCGCAGCCATCCTTGACGACAAGGTCACCGAGGAATTGATCCACGACGCCGTCCGCGCGGGAACCCTGTCCCTTCAGCTCACGCCCGTGCTCGTGGGGTCGGCTTACAAGAACAAGGGCGTTCAGTTGTTGCTGGACGCCGTCGTCCGTTATCTTCCGAACCCTATGGAAACCACGAACGACGCTTTCGATCTCGACCGGGATGAGGCGCCGGTTGTGCTCCGGAACGCCCCGGATCAGCCCATGATCATGCTCGCCTTCAAGCTCGAGGTGAGCCGCTACGGCCAGCTCACCTATGTTCGCATCTACCAGGGGAGGCTCACCAAGGGGGATACCATCGTCAACATGCGCACCGGCAAGAGATCCAAGGTCGGGCGGCTGATCCGCATGCATGCCGACGAGATGGAAGACATCGAGAGCGCCGTGTCCGGAAACATCGTGGCGCTGTTCGGGATCGACTGCGCCTCCGGTGACACCTTTACGGACGGCCGGGTGCGATACGCCATGACGTCCATACACGTCCCCGCTCCGGTCATTTCGCTCGCCATCAAGCCCAGGGACAAGAAGGCCGAGATGAACATGAGCAAGGCCCTGGCCCGGTTCACAAAGGAAGATCCCACGTTTCGCACCTACCTGGACGATGAAACGAACGAGACGATCGTGTGCGGCATGGGGGAACTGCATCTTGACGTTTACGTGGAACGGATGCGCCGGGAGTACCAGGCGGAGGTCGAGACTGGAATGCCCAAGGTGGCCTACCGCGAGACCGTCACCCACCGGGCCGAATTCAACCACACGCACAAGAAGCAGACGGGCGGTGCCGGGCAGTACGGGCGGGTGGCCGGTTTTCTCGAACCTTACGCCGAAGGGGACTTCAACTTCGTGAACAACATTTCGGGAGGCGCCATCCCGACGGAGTACATCCCTTCGTGCGAGAAGGGGTTCCAGGCCTGCCTCGTCAGGGGTGGCTTCGCCGGATTCCCGGTAGTCGGGGTGCAGGTCACCATCAACGACGGGGCCGCGCATTCGGTGGACTCATCGGACATGGCATTCCAGCAGGCGGCCGTCGGCGCCTTCCGGGAAGCTTACGCCAGGGCGAATCCGATCATCCTGGAGCCGATCATGCGCGTGGTCGTGGAGACCCCTTCCGAATATCAGGGTGCGGTGCTCGGGACACTGAACCAGCGCCGCGGCATGATCGTCAGCACCTCGGAGGATGGAGTCTTCTCGTCCATTGAATCGGAAGTCCCGCTCGCGGAAATGTTCGGGTATTCGACGGTGCTTCGCTCTTCCACGCAGGGGAAGGCCGAATTCACCATGGAATTTGCTCGATATAATCCCGTCCCGAAGAGCATTGCCGAGGAAATCGCCCGGAAACAGAAGGAAGAAGAGAAGACCCGGAAGAAATAG
- a CDS encoding DUF6812 domain-containing protein, which translates to MNARTVSIGLCDGTVIAGKINIGNTRRLSDFLNRQDNLFIVLFDVTEGGKESSVVFVNKQQIVWARPVEDGQPLTSEM; encoded by the coding sequence ATGAACGCCAGAACGGTCTCCATCGGCCTATGCGATGGGACCGTGATCGCAGGCAAAATCAACATAGGAAATACCCGGCGCTTGTCCGATTTCTTGAACAGGCAGGACAATCTCTTCATCGTTCTTTTCGACGTGACCGAGGGAGGGAAGGAAAGCAGCGTGGTCTTCGTCAACAAACAGCAAATCGTTTGGGCGAGACCGGTGGAAGACGGCCAGCCCCTCACTTCCGAAATGTAA
- the thiC gene encoding phosphomethylpyrimidine synthase ThiC: MTTEEDTVPTQLDHAKAGTVTEEMKQAVNEEPITAEQLRQSMAEGHAVLPRNHNHPYPIVRAIGRGLKTKVNANLGTSNECASLEMEREKLDAALRAKTDSIMDLSTGGDLAAFRRFFLENSPVMVGSVPIYYLAAEMMAKHESLEKMDGDLLLRSIEQQCSEGLDYITVHCGVTLDSVRKLEAYERVMPCVSRGGSIHMHWMRRNKKENPLYEHFDDLLEIAHKHDVTLSLGDGFRPGTVVDATDGAQLEELMILGELARRAYRRGVQVMIEGPGHVPLPQIQANMQIQKRLCNGAPFYILGPLPTDIAAGYDHITAAIGGAIAGAAGADYLCYVTPAEHLGLPNADDVYQGVMACRIAGHIADIAKGLPGAIEADRRMSIARQKLDWDGIVKEALDPDLVKKRLQVTQDREACTMCGKLCAVKISRQ; encoded by the coding sequence ATGACAACGGAGGAGGACACAGTGCCTACACAATTGGATCATGCAAAAGCAGGTACCGTCACTGAGGAAATGAAACAGGCGGTGAACGAAGAGCCCATCACGGCCGAGCAACTGCGTCAGTCGATGGCGGAGGGGCATGCCGTTTTACCCAGGAATCACAATCATCCTTACCCGATTGTGCGCGCCATCGGTCGCGGACTGAAGACCAAGGTGAATGCCAACCTGGGCACCAGCAATGAATGCGCCAGTCTTGAAATGGAGCGGGAGAAGCTGGACGCGGCCCTTCGGGCGAAAACCGATTCCATCATGGATCTTTCCACCGGAGGCGACCTGGCCGCGTTTCGCCGGTTCTTCCTCGAAAACTCTCCCGTGATGGTCGGTTCGGTACCCATTTACTACCTCGCCGCGGAGATGATGGCAAAGCACGAATCGCTGGAAAAAATGGACGGTGACCTGCTGCTTCGCAGCATCGAGCAACAGTGCAGTGAGGGGCTCGACTACATCACGGTGCATTGCGGGGTTACACTGGATTCCGTGAGAAAACTCGAGGCTTACGAGCGGGTAATGCCCTGCGTGAGCCGCGGGGGCTCCATTCACATGCACTGGATGCGCCGGAACAAGAAGGAGAATCCGCTCTACGAGCATTTCGACGACCTTCTGGAGATCGCTCACAAACACGACGTCACCCTGAGCCTCGGAGACGGGTTCCGGCCGGGCACCGTGGTGGACGCCACCGACGGCGCTCAACTCGAGGAACTGATGATCCTCGGCGAACTGGCCAGGCGGGCATATCGGCGCGGCGTGCAGGTGATGATAGAAGGCCCGGGACATGTCCCCCTGCCCCAGATCCAGGCCAACATGCAAATCCAGAAGCGGCTCTGCAACGGCGCGCCATTCTATATTCTGGGACCTCTCCCGACGGACATCGCGGCGGGCTACGACCACATCACGGCAGCCATCGGCGGGGCCATCGCCGGGGCTGCGGGGGCGGACTACCTCTGTTACGTCACGCCCGCGGAGCATCTCGGGCTGCCCAACGCGGACGACGTCTACCAGGGAGTCATGGCCTGCCGGATCGCCGGGCACATTGCGGATATCGCCAAGGGGTTGCCCGGCGCTATCGAGGCGGACCGCCGCATGTCCATCGCGCGCCAGAAACTCGATTGGGATGGGATCGTCAAGGAAGCGCTCGACCCGGACCTGGTCAAGAAACGCCTCCAGGTGACCCAGGACCGTGAAGCCTGTACCATGTGCGGCAAGCTGTGCGCAGTGAAGATCAGCCGCCAGTAA
- the corA gene encoding magnesium/cobalt transporter CorA, translating into MPRSYTRRSKKTGLAPGSAVHVGAKRSELVRISVIQYTEDTFVEKTVASAVDCHALETASAMTWIDVNGIHDVDLIEKMGNLYQLHPLTTEDIVNTEQRPKMEDYGDYLYIVLKTLGHVKGAGNLDSAQVSLILKRDLVISFQEAESDVFDSLRERLRKGKGRVRKMGSDYLAYGLMDCVVDRYFTVAEALSDRIEEVQEELVRQPSRGTLQDIYRIRHELVLLRKFVWPLRDFLSGMWRGETRLIEEQTRIYLRDVYDHAVQIIETTETLRETLSGMIDIYLSSVSNRMNEIMKVLTIIATIFIPLTFITGFYGMNFDKLPGKDSLEGFFATVVVMLSVAIGMLCFFRSKKWF; encoded by the coding sequence ATGCCGAGAAGCTACACCAGGAGATCGAAAAAGACGGGCCTTGCTCCCGGGTCCGCGGTCCACGTCGGCGCGAAAAGGTCCGAACTCGTGCGCATCTCCGTGATTCAATACACCGAGGATACGTTCGTCGAGAAGACGGTCGCATCGGCGGTGGACTGCCATGCCCTCGAAACGGCTTCGGCAATGACGTGGATCGACGTCAACGGCATTCACGACGTCGATCTCATCGAAAAGATGGGGAACCTTTACCAGTTGCACCCCCTCACCACGGAAGACATCGTCAACACCGAACAACGGCCGAAGATGGAAGACTACGGGGACTATCTGTACATCGTTCTCAAAACGCTCGGCCACGTGAAAGGAGCGGGAAATCTCGACTCGGCCCAGGTGAGCCTGATACTCAAACGCGACCTCGTGATATCCTTTCAGGAAGCGGAATCGGATGTGTTCGATTCCTTGCGGGAAAGGCTCCGAAAAGGAAAAGGACGCGTCCGTAAAATGGGCAGTGACTACCTTGCCTACGGCTTGATGGACTGTGTCGTCGACAGGTACTTCACCGTGGCCGAAGCGCTGAGCGACAGGATCGAAGAGGTGCAGGAAGAGCTGGTCCGGCAGCCCAGCCGGGGCACTCTCCAGGACATTTACCGTATCCGGCACGAACTTGTCCTGCTGCGCAAATTCGTCTGGCCGCTGAGGGACTTTCTGAGCGGCATGTGGAGAGGCGAGACCAGGCTCATCGAGGAGCAGACCCGGATCTATCTTCGTGACGTGTACGACCACGCGGTGCAGATTATCGAGACCACCGAAACGCTCAGGGAAACCCTTTCCGGGATGATCGACATCTATCTTTCGAGCGTGAGCAACCGAATGAACGAAATCATGAAGGTGCTCACCATAATCGCCACGATTTTCATTCCTCTCACGTTCATTACCGGTTTCTACGGCATGAACTTTGACAAACTGCCTGGAAAAGATTCCCTGGAGGGATTCTTCGCGACCGTTGTCGTCATGCTTTCCGTGGCGATCGGCATGCTTTGCTTTTTCCGGAGCAAGAAGTGGTTTTAG
- a CDS encoding sigma-54-dependent Fis family transcriptional regulator, with amino-acid sequence MSQTITPFNFYRTVSEELDPERLQRKFLSALLDLQNVERGSIWVRRGDGYQCVEAVGSQSESIKGIAISARRPSIVGWVIKHGSMTVAEPGKDDRHFKEVEDNIAVKSRLILCFPLFLKSGEVYGAVQLIDTSAGGNRLNLNQDYLELLQHLVDIGAMALSNSLVYSDQVRENEKLKQTLEALRSQEIALGRSPAFIKVMKLAEDYARTDFPVLITGESGTGKELIAREIHRLSRRQGNPFLVQNCSAIPDTLLESELFGYEKGAFTGAVKSKTGIFEAADGGTIFLDEIGDMPLALQARILRVVQYNEIKPLGENRPRSVNVRIISATNKDLNGAIAGGTFREDLFYRLNVLPIHIPPLRERREDIPLLLDHFLAREALRLGVPARRLSPGALEYVCGYPWQGNIRELENFVRHIIVVSTGETISREELALHFPSVAPSSVESSRPAQSVAPVSTGKGSPPASFSFEGYSWEELERAYILYLLEKNRWHITRAAREAGVNRSTFDSRMKRLSIRK; translated from the coding sequence ATGAGCCAGACCATCACTCCATTCAATTTCTACAGGACCGTATCCGAGGAGCTCGACCCTGAGCGGTTGCAGCGCAAGTTCCTTTCGGCCCTGCTCGATCTTCAGAATGTGGAGAGAGGTTCCATCTGGGTCCGGCGCGGCGACGGATACCAGTGCGTCGAAGCCGTGGGAAGCCAGAGTGAAAGCATCAAGGGAATCGCGATCAGCGCCAGGCGACCGAGCATTGTGGGCTGGGTCATCAAACACGGCAGCATGACCGTCGCCGAACCCGGCAAGGATGACCGGCACTTCAAGGAGGTTGAAGACAATATCGCCGTGAAGAGCAGGCTCATTCTGTGCTTTCCCCTCTTTCTCAAGAGCGGAGAAGTTTACGGCGCGGTGCAGTTGATCGACACCAGCGCTGGGGGCAATCGCCTCAATTTGAATCAGGATTACCTGGAGCTGCTCCAGCACCTGGTCGATATCGGCGCCATGGCCCTGAGCAATTCCCTCGTGTATTCGGACCAGGTGAGGGAAAACGAGAAGCTCAAACAGACGCTTGAAGCGCTTCGCAGCCAGGAGATCGCCCTGGGCCGGAGCCCGGCATTCATCAAGGTGATGAAACTGGCGGAGGATTATGCCCGGACGGATTTCCCGGTGCTGATCACCGGAGAGAGCGGGACCGGCAAGGAACTCATCGCGCGGGAGATCCACCGGCTCAGTCGCCGCCAGGGCAATCCTTTCCTGGTGCAAAACTGCAGCGCCATACCCGATACCCTCCTGGAAAGCGAACTGTTCGGGTACGAAAAGGGCGCCTTCACCGGCGCCGTCAAGAGCAAGACCGGCATTTTCGAGGCGGCCGACGGGGGCACCATATTTCTGGACGAAATCGGCGATATGCCTCTGGCGCTCCAGGCGAGGATACTGAGGGTGGTTCAGTACAATGAGATCAAACCCCTGGGGGAAAACCGCCCCCGGAGTGTGAACGTGAGGATCATTTCCGCGACGAACAAAGACCTGAATGGCGCCATTGCCGGGGGGACGTTCAGGGAAGATCTCTTCTACCGGCTGAACGTGCTGCCGATCCACATCCCGCCGTTGCGGGAAAGACGTGAGGACATTCCCCTGTTGCTCGATCATTTCCTCGCCAGGGAGGCGCTGAGGCTGGGAGTCCCGGCCAGGAGACTCTCTCCCGGGGCACTTGAGTATGTCTGCGGTTACCCCTGGCAGGGAAACATCCGGGAGCTCGAAAACTTCGTGAGACATATCATCGTGGTATCGACCGGCGAAACCATCAGCCGGGAGGAACTGGCTCTGCACTTCCCGTCCGTTGCTCCCTCTTCCGTCGAATCCTCCCGGCCCGCTCAGTCCGTCGCCCCGGTGAGCACAGGCAAGGGTTCTCCACCCGCCTCCTTTTCCTTCGAGGGTTACAGCTGGGAAGAGCTTGAAAGGGCCTACATCCTGTACCTGCTCGAAAAGAACAGGTGGCACATCACCCGAGCCGCGCGGGAAGCGGGGGTTAACCGGTCCACCTTCGATTCGAGGATGAAAAGGCTGTCCATTCGCAAATAG
- a CDS encoding AAA family ATPase — MLTEQSMNQDSTLLVDMALRNPLRPGEIGVLLARAGAGKTACLTHIALEHLLRGRPVLHVCIDIMPDKIKQWYLEVIRNALAAKPPAALARLQQKIEPHRFILSYLNRTFSPGKLEQSLKNLTEQAKFNPAVVVLDGLDFENTDRKVLAEIKDLAKRYGVAVWMSARTHRHISRVNERGVPYPCDTTDDLFESIVLLEPGTEAIRIMILKRDNRYCSESPEVTLNPRTHLLQKG; from the coding sequence ATGCTTACCGAACAGTCCATGAATCAGGATTCGACCCTGCTGGTCGACATGGCGTTGCGGAACCCTCTCAGGCCTGGAGAAATCGGTGTACTGCTGGCCCGCGCGGGGGCGGGCAAGACGGCCTGCCTCACTCACATCGCTCTCGAGCATTTGCTGCGCGGCCGGCCGGTTCTCCATGTCTGTATCGATATCATGCCCGACAAGATCAAGCAGTGGTACCTGGAAGTGATACGGAACGCCCTGGCCGCGAAACCTCCGGCAGCTCTTGCCCGGTTGCAGCAAAAAATCGAACCCCACAGGTTCATCCTCTCCTACCTCAACCGCACGTTCAGTCCCGGGAAGCTCGAGCAGAGCCTCAAGAACCTGACGGAGCAGGCCAAGTTCAACCCTGCCGTGGTGGTCCTCGACGGGCTCGATTTCGAAAACACCGACCGGAAGGTCCTGGCGGAGATCAAGGACCTTGCCAAACGATACGGCGTGGCCGTCTGGATGTCCGCCAGAACCCACCGCCACATTTCCCGGGTGAATGAGCGCGGAGTCCCTTACCCGTGCGACACGACCGACGATCTGTTCGAATCCATCGTGCTGCTCGAACCGGGCACCGAGGCGATTCGAATCATGATTCTGAAACGTGACAACCGGTATTGCAGCGAATCTCCCGAAGTCACTCTCAACCCCCGGACGCACCTTCTGCAGAAGGGCTAG